A region of the Bradysia coprophila strain Holo2 unplaced genomic scaffold, BU_Bcop_v1 contig_232, whole genome shotgun sequence genome:
TTAATACACCTACCACAAAAGCAGAAAGAGTCTTCTTCTTCGCTTTTCGTTGCATAATGATATTAACAAGGTTACGCTAGAGATGAAAGGTTTATAGCCCTCGCAGCTAATAGTGGAGCGTTGCACATAGACAGACACTCATTCACTTTCCTCTGATGACTCCTTCAGTTCCAAATCTTATGCACTTTGCACTTATTTCCTGCTTTAAGTAGTGTACTCTTTTGCACTCTTCAAGAGTGAAATATAATCTATTTAGGATTTCCGAAAGGGGAACCCTACGATCAAAagaaccgattttgctaagtGTTTTCGAAATTGTCTTCTGACGCCTGGTGCAAATTTTCTCCAAAAGTGGTTTACAataatattttacataaaaaataataaattcattttgactGTACATAatactgtatgaaaatgaattcaaatgaacacggacataaattgaataattttattcaccaaaaataattctatTAGATAATTCAGATCCCTAGTCAAATCGAGTGCTCCTGCCGTGATTGggttttaattttcaacaagGGGTTTTAAGCAAGTACAGtgaatttcggttcggttaaGTCCGAACCGGAAAATTCGGTTCGGTTCtgaccgaaccgaaattttcggttcggttttgaCCGAACCGAACCGTTTAATTCGGATCAGACCGAACCGAATTTTCCGGTTCGGACTTACCGAACCgaacttttcggtttttcggataaccaACTCATGTCTGCACCATTCTAAAATAGTTTGCACACTGGACACGATTTGCTGTGCAAACATTTAAACAGATTTGGGATTTGAGACTCGCCGATCTGTGGTTTTTTGTCATTCGGAAGAACAAACATCGAACCATCTTCTGGAATGTCGAAGTATAGAATTAGCTGATTTTCGTAAAACTCATCCCGTACACAAATGTGTGTGAAGTATCTGCGAAAAAAACCTGCGAATTTTTTAtgcccaaaatttttttccttgtaCAGAGGCCTTTCCAATACTTTTTGTCAAagggaaatttattttgaatacatacgaagaagaaaatctatttttccttttacgaaaagcAGCGGAAAAGCGTCTGTACAAGGAAACTAATTttgaacattaaaaattcGCAGGTTTTTTTCGCAGATACTTCACACACATCGTACACAAGACGAATATATAATGTACGTTTGTGATCGCCAATAACCGAATTACTGATAACATTATCTAATACACACCAACCTTTATATTCGAAATACATTGGcattagaaattaaaaaaaagattagtGACTTCGCGTAAGGCagtgttttcaaattttgaaatttggttGCCGTGGATAGAAATTGCTACGTGCTACTTGCAGCCTACGCTTTATTGACCTTCTCCACAAATCATTTGTTTTCCGCCGTCCAAGAAATTCTGAAGAACACATCCATACGCATCCATTCGAACTTCTCCTGACAtatactaggtcccacctttttgggcgggtcgggtcccttgactgataattttcccaaaataatGTTGTATTTTGCTGGTTGGTAATGTTGGTAAACTTCATAGTCAATCAGATTAGACTTTTATAgatatcttaatttattttcattgattttttcatCTGGTTAAGAATGGACAATTTCTGTAGTCCAAGCaaatgacaatattttgacCTTAAACATCATCACATTTAGGatctaaaaaatctcaaattactcataaatttatttcttttgtaataAGCAAAATATCATGACTCGCTGTctaattttgcaataaataaccgcgactcgtgtgaattacaaccctcgcttcgctcgggctgcaaacttctcgttcgtccgagctgtctaacaatacgataccgcaactcgtgtgaattacgaccctctcttcgctcgggccgctaACATCACACTCGTCAGAGTTGTCTAATATTATATTTGCTCTGATCGCAAACTtgctcgtccgagctgtctaatgtGACAATAAGATAccgcgactcgtgtgaattacgaccctcgcttcgctcgggccgcaaacaTCACACTCGTCAGAGTTGTTTAATATAAGGTTTGCTCTGATCGCAAACTTGCTCGTCCGAGTTGTCTAATGTGACAATAAGATAccgcgactcgtgtgaattacgaccctcgcttcgatCTGGCCGCAAACATCACACTCGTCAGAGTTGTTTAATATTAGGTTTGCTCTGATCGCAAACTtgctcgtccgagctgtctaatgtGACAATAAGATAccgcgactcgtgtgaattacgaccctcgcttcgctcgggccgcaaacaTCACACTCGTCAGAGTTGTTTAATATTAGGTTTGCTCTGATCGCAAACTtgctcgtccgagctgtctaatgtGACAATAAGATAccgcgactcgtgtgaattacgaccctcgcttcgatCTGGCCGCAAACATCACACTCGTCGgagttgtctaatgttagATTTGCTTGACTTTTTTCATTACATGTAATTTTGGGTGCCGCttgttaattatcaaatataaaatttcaattatcaattatcaaatacCAATTATCGAATATCATTTATAATGTTCATTTAATACAttgcatttctattttctgGGATAACTTCCGAAGCGGTGATCCCATATAGCTCATcgtcgaacttgaccttacaaATGTCAAATGTATAATTTTAAGAACCTAAACTGTTCACTATTTTctgccagtcaagggaataacacATTAGATTATCAATTATCATCAGTGAAGGGAATTATCAATTATATCAATTATCAGTGgtgtattatcaattatcaacagagtaaaatcctgtttttctggaataatttCCAGGGCTTTACCCCGacatggctcatcttcgaacttaacctcaggaatttcattcctcgtcgattaaaaaaaaatcatcaaaatcggttatgaattactcaagttatcgtgatgacaaagaaaaataggttacaaacaattacgtttttgataacatttcatacattgtgtggtaacaaacattttagggtattttctggcgtaagacccttgactttcagtcaagggaattacaGCGTTTAGGTGCTACAAGCCTACACATTTCCAAATAAATACTCGTATCGACCAAGTTTGTTAATCAACATACCCTCAATTTTACGGCTCTAACAGCCGAAGTGAAAGAAGCAACAGACGAAAGCGATGCAGCAAATAACTGAAGCTTCAACGTTCAAGCTCAGTCCTCACTGCACTCGGTGAACTTTTAGCATACATCGCCCGGTGGGCATTTTAGTAGCCAGATCAAGCTTTTCCGGAACTGTACACAAGCTCGAAGTTCGTAAGGTGAaggttttaatttattgataagAGTCATACGAGTccaaagagaagaagaaagagtTTTGAGTAAAAATTATTCCACCAATTTCTCAAGATGAACTGACGATACTAGTTTGTGCCATTAGAAAGTAAAATGGGAGATTGTTTGAATTTCGATTGTCCAAAGTCTTcgcaaataaattcaattcgtgTTCGATACGGTTAGATGAACTTGGGTGAACAGGGACGTATTTAAAAGATCTGATaattctaataaaaaataaatttttattgagtcCTCATTAATGATGGCGATGCTGTATCTTAAACTTATATATCTAAAAGTCTAACCCAATAAAACAGCAATTACAATTTCTTTGCAtagcaatttttgtaacataaaCTTATGAACTGTAAGCAACAAACTAAACATTTTCGAGTACTGGTATATTCGATTGAAAGTGTTGGAAGTCTGACTATTTCGGTGTATAATGTTCCGCCggaacattttaaatattcagCTAAATGTTCGATGTATTCTCGATCCGATGAGTCTATCCAAGGTATCggataaaaaatgtttaaaatttaaaaaaaaatctccccAACAATCCTCAAAGTGTACAAGGACCATTCATCCAAATTCAGTATTTTGCGAATGACATGCTGCTGCAATTTATTCCGTTTgtttaaatcataaaattagTATCAAACGATGGCAAAACAAATTACAAATCACGGTTTGAGTCAGCCTGTCAAAAGCAAACAGGAAATTGTcccgaaataaaattcattgcgTCAAtcaaagaagagaaaaaaaaatatttacaacggGAATTTACGatggaaattataattttgattCCAATTCCCCCATCCTCCGACAACACTCATTCCATTGTCTCTATTCTACGTCACTATATGCGATCGATTTGAGTTTCTATCGACTGTTCCCATGTCTTTTGCACTTGTCACTTTATTTCCGTTCTGTTTCTCCGTATCGATGAACGATGACGaactatttttcaaattggaCTTCGGAACCGGTTCATGATTCCCGTTGATCGGTTTAACgatttcagcaaatttatcACTTTCATCACGATGGTTTTTCTCCACCTTCTTGGTATTCGAATCGGAACCACCATCCAGCCGAAGAACATCTTCGGTGCTCCGACTGTGACCACTGTTTGATGTAATAATATCCGCATAGCCTTCGCTAATTAGTTGGTCAGCAATATTGATGTCGGGTGCTGAAAGTGGTGAAGTAGATTAGAACGGTCagtctttttttaattaatcagGGAGGGTCCACTTACTGTCGACATTGAAAATCTCCAGACCAGGAATCGGAGATCCTTCCCGTTTGATCGCGTCTCCATATTTCCGTTCTTTCGTTGTTACAACTCGAGCAGTCATTTTTTCCCATCTGGCAACTGTATGGAAGAATGAAAGAATTAGATCGAATACTTCAGCACTTTCGGGCAGCCAGTGATAGTAATTCAATTGAGTCGCGTACGCTTACCGTGTGTCAGATCTTCGAATCTGGATATGGCATCCTGTTCCCAAAGTTCGGCATTATTTTTCGGCTTGACTTTAGCTAAGAAACATTCGATTGCCTGAAATCTAaacgaaatctatttttagtgatacAAACGAGACAGAGCGACATCAATCAGTCCTCACCTCAATGTTAAAAAATCAGTTCTCAGCTCAAACACTTCCTTCGGGTGAACGTACTCGCTGTCgccaaaatcaacaaaatacaGATCCAATATTACGTCACGCGGATTGTAATCGTTCGGAAGTACTGATTCAAAATAGACGAATTCCATTAGAACAACAGAgactaaaaataaacattctCAGACGACTTACTTCCAACGATTTCGGCACGATACCATTTACTATCGTATTTGAACATAGCGGCAACAATTTGTCCCAAATACGGATCGGCGATTTTGTGCAAATTCTGATTATCCGCTTTCTCATAATATTCCGTCATCGATGTGGTGAGGTTGTCCAATTGACTGGACTGTTTTCCGAACAATTGTACCCAGAAACGTGACGGTGATGCCACTGCCGAAACATACACTTCCAGTTGCCCTTCAATGATGCTAGTGGGCAATTTTTCGCGTGTCGGCTGCAGTACAACGTCTGACTTGTCGTCTGCTGCCGTAGCAACAGCAGCAGTTGCACTCTCCACGACCGGTTTTACGTTGCCACGAGGTTCACGTTTCACTTCTAAGTTGTCTCGACTTTCTTTGTCAATGCGAATCTTCTCTTCAATCAACTTTTTTGCCATATTGACATGAGCTCGGGTACCCGTAATACATAGACGTCGCATGTCACCTTCGCCACGGTCACCAGCGTCAATATGCACCTTAGCCTGAGATTTACGACAGATTTCCTGCAAGGCCTCACCACATCTACCAACAATTTTACCGTATGCCGTTTGTGGCACCAGCATTTCTTCGGTTAAATTTGGCGGAGGCGATGCCTGTATGTTGATCAGTTCAGCAGCTTTCTTTACATCCTCCAATTTGCCACttatttcacaaatttgactGTTGTCGTCCTTAACTCTGAATCGGATTTGAGTGTTGGTTTTGCCTTCAATCGACTTAACGTTAGCTCCACCGCGACCCACAACCAGTGGCACAACATTATTTGGCACGATGCAGTCGACTTTCGTAATTTTGGATGATTTGGAGGAGGATTTCACGGGTGAATTCAGATCATCGTCTTCTCTATCTTTGGTTTTGTACCAGATGTACAAAAGTAGAGCGCTGGCGCTGCATAAACTGATTCCGATTGCAATGGGTACGATATCAGGTCTCATAATCTGTGAACAATAAAGGaataaagtcgaaaaaaatgtttctctttTCAAGATATAGATAAGCGAAGCTTGAATCAATAGCATTTCGACTCATCCGACATGTTAACTCTAAACACAAAATATACCTACAGCGTCTTGGTCTAATCACTCTTTACGCCTCATTAAACCGCAATAGCGAAACGTCTACATTTAATTGTTGTATTTGTTCAAAGTACAAGGGTACCACAACTACGcaaaaggaatttaattttcagtaTAAACAAACAGAACGTTCGTTCATCGGCAAAGCTTATCAAATTCGCtttcagtaattcaacatttatgaatgaatacAGGGTACTATCCCACCACCGATGGGACTGCAATTGAAATGCAAAAGTCGGTTCATTCATCGCTTTAATAAATCCAAAGTCTGCTGTACCgacgatttaaaaatattaaaattcaattttctatcCCAATTCTGTAGCAATGacagtggaaaattgtgtAATGCACAACAAAAAACGATGTATCAAAAGCTAATGTAAACTTAAGCATTCAACTAAATTTAGACAAGTGAcataatatttcaaataaacaaatatacTCGAGACTTTTTCAACCGCATAACGGCTGGCACACCGTGCGCACTGAACTGAACGATCAAGATTATTCTAAAGAAGTCACTTTTCAACTCATTTAAGTTATGTAATTTTACGTTCGATTACAATCGAAAGATAATAATCCTGATGTATTCATTCATACATATCAACAATAGCCGCTATCTCGGGctcaaaacaattaaaatagaaTTGTCAGTCGAATtagaaaaagaattaaaaaatagGCAGAAAGCCTTCACAATAGACAACAAAGTAGAGCCAGCGTGATTTGCATTGTCTTAATTGCCAatggaaaaacaaacaaattactGTCTTCTTGAACCCtttgaaaacattaattaatttcgttgTGGCAATGAACAATGAATAAATGGTGAGAATTAAAGTCGAATTCTTTTCTTCAACCAATCAccttgaaaagaaaatttccaagaaaaatATCTAAGATTAAATTATTCGGCTGACTGTTTCAGTATTCTATTCATATTGCAACGATATTGCCTGCAATTTAATTACTTACAGAACtccaattttaaatccaaatgttttccaaataaaaaaaacgttttccgtCTAAGAGTGTGAAAGATGTCAACTGAttgttgaaaagaaattttttgaactgACAGACACTATgtcgaaattaataaaataaatgacttCGAACACACGGTTTCGAATGGATGAGGAAAAAGGACTCGTTTGACAGTTTTTATATTGCTCCGAGAAGAGAAGTGTGTGCCGCCACTTAAATTGACAGTGTTGACaataaatgtttaaataaatcaaaggCTTGAGATGGTATGTAAGcagggccggactggctcCCAAAAGGCGCACTTGTGCGATGAGTCGAAAGGcgcaaaaaacgaaaacttattATTTAGAAAGAATATAAGCATATGCTCTCTTTCAGCTGTTACTTGCACAAATCCTATACATTATTTCGGATACAGTTTGTTATGCTACAGTTGGAATTGataaaagtactaaattgttaAGTATACTACGCGAGCAGAGcgagcaaattttttttatgaaccaTTCGAAGCTGAAATTCTATTGAAAACTTGCTTAGGATTAAAAtaagaattattagaaaattaccaaatacattaaaagtgaaaaacgCTAATAAACCGATTTCCCTGATTTTTTAGTATTCTTGTGATGAATcgtcaaaaaaagaaattgccaagaaaaatccaCAAAGTGTAAAGAAACGTcagaaaaaggaagaaaagcTAAGAAATGGGAAAAACGCCacgaatagaaaatttgtctttctgTCGTTTCTTCACAATTTGGCGATTTTTTCTGGCGatgtaacaaataaaaaatggtcAATCGACAAGAGGAATCAccaaacgcaaaaaaaatcgtcgaggtgtgaaaaaacacaaaaatgatttgtttATATCTTCACGTTTCATCACACTTTagcgaattttatttatttacgaaaCGTAAGCGTTTAGTGTGATCCTAGCAATTttatccttctacgaaatgtaatataaagGCACATCGCGAGATCATAGTaattttaaccttttacaaaatgtaacataaacgCGCTTCGTAAGATCCTAGCCATTttatccttctacgaaataaCGTTTCTTATGTGAAGACGCTTCTTTAAACTTTAGAGATTTTTGGAGTTTTATCATCTTTTGTTGATTTGCTGAATCACCTGAAAAAGCCCGAAAGTGCGAAGAGACACCAAGAAGAATCGAcgaagaaacgccaagaatGGAAAATTGGTCGTTCCTCACAttttttggcgtttcttcTCGCATTGCCGATTTTTCTTgtgatttaacaaaataacaaaaaacgaGGAAacaccaagaaaaatcgccaaagtgtgaagaaacgccgaagtctgaagaatcgccaagaaaaattttttggcgattttactttggcgattcttcttgactgtttttttttattttagtcgtATTTAGGCTAAATCATAATCATGTGAAAATCGACCAACCGAACTTTCTGTTTAAAAATCCCAAAGTTTCACCAACAAcagcaaaaacatttcttggTGTTTCTTTGTATGGAATAAAAATGGATTGTTCAATGAGTTTCATTTCCAATTAAGGTAaccaaaatcgaaattcaGACAGTCAGTCAAAGAATCTGACCCGTCAAGCAACTAAAGAAAACTCATTTCTTTCGACAGAAATCGAAGGTGAAACTGTATTCCGTTGAAGGTTTAACGATTTCCTTCATTAGCGCCGCAGGCGAAAATTTTCGCGTTTTTAACGACAAAATTACAATTAGCGCCTTTTACGTTTCATAATATCATCTAGACCAGCGATACAATAGTacatacattttatttctgaaaaggCGCAAAATCCAAAAGGCGCACTTGTGCTTTGCCTAGTTGCCatatatggccagtccgggcctgtaTGTAAGTTATCAGAGcaatagattaagattggctcgttcaatatagagtgttatgatgaaagagaagaagatattttaaaataaactggtcttctgtcctctcgctctcaacgtaccacgttgaaagagaagcaaatactttgacaaataccccaaggcaaggtataataactagtcttcggactgttatgatcagagcgagaaaaccaaAGACTAGTTAATATAACTTGCCTTAGgatacttgtcaaagtatttgcttctgtTTCAACATGGTAcatacgttgagagcgagaggacagaagaccagtttattttaacttgccttgtggtacttgtcaaaatatcttcttctctttcatcataaaactctttttttatcaagatggaagcacggggtaTCGGGGGTTTCGGtgggttttgaaattaagCTTCTCTATGTTGCCCACGTTGCAATGTCAAGcatatagagtgttatgatgaaagagaagaagatattttgacaagtatgtaccccaaggcaagttaaaataaactggtcttctgtcctctcgctcgcaacgtaccacgttgaaagagaagcaaatacgttgacaagtaccccaaggcaagttataataactagtcttcggttttctcgctctgatcataacagtctatgtGCAAGGTCTTTAATTTGTGCTAGGTGTGTTCCTTTTTCAGCAAGCGatcaattaaaatatcttGAAATTGGCAACAATGTGTGGCAacgtataaaaaaaacaaaattcaaaacctTCCAAGAACCGGTGGCGATCCAGTTGTCAACGGACAATGCATAATCAAATTCCTTTACCTATTAAGTTGTCCCGTCGCAACTGATATTTTTGCCACGATATCAGGGTTTTACTGCAGCCGGCGGCACTCAAAAAAATACAGAactgtttaaatttttcaatttatgctGACGTATTGCTAATCTTAAGTTTATGGTCTTGTGTTTGTCTAGTACGTCGTCTTATGTGTTAGCTAAGATTGTTGATGCTCGCCTACCAAGCAAAGTCGTCCGAACATTTGTATAAGTATTAGTTTCCTTTTTGTTTGTCTAGTAAACTAAATGAAAAGTTtcgaaagaacaggttaagacaatttgcagagaatttttttttagtaaatcaAGATCGTAATATAAACAAACCTAGTTGGCACCACATAGAAGCTACTGCTTTCGTAATGAACAGATGAACTCAGAATCGTCTTACCCTGTTCTTTTAGAACATTGAAGACACCTACAAAGACTGATATCCAACTGTTCGTTGGCAATATCCACCAGAAAATGTGGTGCCACTATCTTCGTGATCTACTCGGATATTTCAggtcaacaatttttaaaatattcaaaattttgttagtgAGTCACATAGCAGACAACATTACTCGCTACTTGTCCTACTTCCCTTGTTTTTACAGCTGGTTCGTTTTTACCATTCGATGGCAGCACTGATCTgactttgcaaaaaaaaagatgatgAACATGTAAACGTCTTCAATGttgattttaactttttggACCTTATTAAAATTGATCTCGGTACTTTAAAGTGTTCTGAACATTCCAACAACCTTCGCCCAATGGCTGGAATATTCGGATTCACCCGAGAAGCTGTCAGGGTTAAAGTGAAGGtaattacacaaatttttcaCCAGTTGTCTTTCGTCTGGCTtgcgaatgtttttttttttattgttgacgTTTTTGTTCTGTGTGTGttatgaaaaattgtgtttccaGAAATGTGAAGGCACATTGCCACCTGAATGGAGGAAGTTTAGTGTCGATCCACAAATAACATCGTTAGAGGTTCTGTACAGTATACTAGCTAAAGCTTTCGACCTTAAGACTGATTTTGCTATCAGTTACAAAACAATTGATCCGTCGGGCCAGGAAGTGTATTTGGCTGTTCTATCGGACTGGGATTTGGATGCAGCTTTTTTAAGGTTTTTCATACTAGACCGTGCAGCCATTCTTCATATAATCAAGTTTATTCTAACTGTTACAGAGCTCATAACCTTTCCATATCTACGTCGACTGAACCATGTCTAAACTTAAAAGTTGACATAAAGCCTTTCTCCGAATCAACCATTGACTGGGATGCATCAAGTAATTCTAGTTCGCAACGCGAAATATCCCCTCTGCAACAATCGATTGGTGTTGGTcagaaatatgttcaaaacaTGCAGACGCGATTGCCAGGCCTTATTATGAACCAGGTGAGCACAAATCTGCTGCTAGTGACGACAAATGTGTAAAAGACCGATTTGTAATTTTCAGATGGAAAAGACATTGTCAATGGTGTCTCGAGCGCTAAACTTTGCAGAAGATCAAAATTTCCTACAGCCTCCCAGAGCGCCGTTATCAGACACTGAATTTCGCAGCTTTCTCGATTCGGTTGGTCAAATTGTGCAGCCGCACGAATTACGGAAAGTTATTTACTCTGGTGGAATTGATCCATCTTTGCGCCGAGTCGTGTGGAAACACATTTTGAACGTTTACCCGGATGGTATGACTGGCAGAGAACGAATGGATTACATGAAGAAAAAGGCGGCTGAATACGCTCGATTGAGGGATACATGGCGAACAACTGTTCAGAAAGGCAATGTGGTTGGTGAACTTGCGTACGTGACAAGCATGGTGCGAAAAGACGTCCTGCGAACGGATCGTTTACATCCATTTTACGCCGGTAGTGATGACAATCAAAACATCGCTTCTTTATTCAACATATTGACAACGTACGCTCTGAATCACCCTGCAGTAAGTTACTGCCAAGGCATGTCCGACATTGCATCACCCCTTCTAGTCACAATGGGAGATGAATGTCAGGCCTACATTTGCTTTTGTGCTGTTATGACCCGGTTGAATGCCAATTTCATGCTTGATGGCGTACACATGACTATTAAATTTAGTCATCTAGCTGAGGCGCTGCAGCATTACGATCCGGAATTTTACGAATATTTAAAGATGCAACAGGCCGATGATTTGCTATTCTGTTATCGTTGGCTTCTACTCGAAATGAAACGCGAATTTGCCTTCGACGACTCACTTCATATGTTGGAAGTTTTGTGGAGTTCGTTGCCGATCGAACCGCCAGTCAAGGAGCTGGCTTTATTCGAAAAAGAGTTTACACCACCGCCGATTGACGTTCCACCACCCAAATCACCATCAGTTATAATGAGAACACCAAGGGAAAATGCTTACACCAAAATTTGCGAATTGAGACGACAAAG
Encoded here:
- the LOC119077090 gene encoding tudor and KH domain-containing protein homolog; protein product: MRPDIVPIAIGISLCSASALLLYIWYKTKDREDDDLNSPVKSSSKSSKITKVDCIVPNNVVPLVVGRGGANVKSIEGKTNTQIRFRVKDDNSQICEISGKLEDVKKAAELINIQASPPPNLTEEMLVPQTAYGKIVGRCGEALQEICRKSQAKVHIDAGDRGEGDMRRLCITGTRAHVNMAKKLIEEKIRIDKESRDNLEVKREPRGNVKPVVESATAAVATAADDKSDVVLQPTREKLPTSIIEGQLEVYVSAVASPSRFWVQLFGKQSSQLDNLTTSMTEYYEKADNQNLHKIADPYLGQIVAAMFKYDSKWYRAEIVGILPNDYNPRDVILDLYFVDFGDSEYVHPKEVFELRTDFLTLRFQAIECFLAKVKPKNNAELWEQDAISRFEDLTHVARWEKMTARVVTTKERKYGDAIKREGSPIPGLEIFNVDTPDINIADQLISEGYADIITSNSGHSRSTEDVLRLDGGSDSNTKKVEKNHRDESDKFAEIVKPINGNHEPVPKSNLKNSSSSFIDTEKQNGNKVTSAKDMGTVDRNSNRSHIVT